A single genomic interval of Arachis duranensis cultivar V14167 chromosome 7, aradu.V14167.gnm2.J7QH, whole genome shotgun sequence harbors:
- the LOC107458233 gene encoding uncharacterized protein LOC107458233 isoform X2, protein MHARREEGLARSVAPPLLSVPVPSPSPLVHLGAAVEAESRRERVRESERAANLEPPRPVTSSPSLPSGATGDGLPRNYAAIAGKTLPPPLPPKTAAESSVLFIASCRRSGHWLWRWCCRNRHLCCHYLVPSSTASVFVLKSPLMASLLSYA, encoded by the exons ATGCACGCGAGAAGGGAGGAAGGCCTCGCGAGGAGCGTCGCGCCGCCGCTGCTGTCCGTGCCGGTGCCGTCGCCCTCGCCACTGGTCCACCTTGGAGCCGCCGTCGAAGCTGAATCACGGAGAGAGAGAGTTCGCGAGTCAGAGAGGGCTGCGAACCTGGAACCGCCGCGCCCAGTCACGTCGTCGCCGTCTCTGCCCAGCGGCGCCACTGGTGATGGTTTGCCGAGAAACTACGCCGCCATCGCCGGAAAAACACTTCCGCCGCCTTTGCCGCCGAAAACAGCCGCTGAGTCCTCTGTGTTG TTTATCGCGAGTTGTCGCCGTTCTGGTCACTGGCTGTGGCGTTGGTGTTGCCGGAACCGCCATTTGTGCTGCCATTACTTGGTTCCCTCGAGTACGGCAAGCGTTTTTGTTTTGAAGAGTCCTTTAATGGCTTCTCTATTATCTTACGCTTAG
- the LOC107458233 gene encoding uncharacterized protein LOC107458233 isoform X1, producing MHARREEGLARSVAPPLLSVPVPSPSPLVHLGAAVEAESRRERVRESERAANLEPPRPVTSSPSLPSGATGDGLPRNYAAIAGKTLPPPLPPKTAAESSVLEFIASCRRSGHWLWRWCCRNRHLCCHYLVPSSTASVFVLKSPLMASLLSYA from the exons ATGCACGCGAGAAGGGAGGAAGGCCTCGCGAGGAGCGTCGCGCCGCCGCTGCTGTCCGTGCCGGTGCCGTCGCCCTCGCCACTGGTCCACCTTGGAGCCGCCGTCGAAGCTGAATCACGGAGAGAGAGAGTTCGCGAGTCAGAGAGGGCTGCGAACCTGGAACCGCCGCGCCCAGTCACGTCGTCGCCGTCTCTGCCCAGCGGCGCCACTGGTGATGGTTTGCCGAGAAACTACGCCGCCATCGCCGGAAAAACACTTCCGCCGCCTTTGCCGCCGAAAACAGCCGCTGAGTCCTCTGTGTTG GAGTTTATCGCGAGTTGTCGCCGTTCTGGTCACTGGCTGTGGCGTTGGTGTTGCCGGAACCGCCATTTGTGCTGCCATTACTTGGTTCCCTCGAGTACGGCAAGCGTTTTTGTTTTGAAGAGTCCTTTAATGGCTTCTCTATTATCTTACGCTTAG